Proteins from a genomic interval of Anatilimnocola floriformis:
- a CDS encoding ThuA domain-containing protein, translating into MSTIIRRSVLGLLFMFSGFGLAAAADIAIHKQSRKQTGEGPWSLQQADENWKPAETAIIVCDMWDAHHCLNAVRRETELAPRMEKVLQDARSRGVLIVHAPSSCMDAYKDHPARKRAQGLPTAVNLPPDIKDWCRNIPAEKTYPIDQTDGGEDDDLAEHKQWHEILAGKGVNPKSPWKRQIDVLSIDADKDVISDSGVEIWNLLEARSVKNVILMGVHTNMCVLGRPFGLRQMAKNGKNVVLMRDMTDTMYNPERSPFVHHHGGTQLIIEHIEKFVCPTITSVDFVGGKPFQYSDQPKSVVMLIGDDEYKTEVTLPAFAETELKPLGISVQIVHADAKDKNQFPGMAEAVKNADLVLVSARRRTPPKDQLDVLKAHVAAGKPIVGIRTASHAWSLRKDSDVAAIEKLGLSTWDQFDADVLGGHYTGHHGAGAKTALKLADGVEKHPILRGVSLDKFQGNGSLYKVSPIATSATPLLIGTIPNQESEPIAWTNLSGDKKARVFYSSLGHAEDFENRAFRKLLQNGVLWSLGVLEPRTGGAPLVAK; encoded by the coding sequence AAGCAATCACGCAAGCAAACCGGCGAGGGCCCATGGTCGCTGCAGCAAGCCGACGAGAATTGGAAACCCGCCGAGACGGCGATCATTGTTTGCGATATGTGGGACGCTCATCACTGCCTGAATGCAGTTCGTCGCGAAACTGAGCTCGCGCCGCGGATGGAAAAAGTGCTGCAAGACGCCCGCAGTCGCGGCGTGCTCATCGTGCACGCTCCTAGCAGTTGCATGGATGCGTACAAGGATCATCCTGCTCGCAAGCGTGCCCAAGGTTTGCCGACGGCGGTGAACCTGCCGCCTGACATCAAGGATTGGTGCCGCAACATTCCCGCCGAGAAGACGTATCCCATCGATCAAACCGACGGCGGTGAGGACGACGATCTGGCCGAGCACAAACAGTGGCACGAGATCCTGGCCGGCAAGGGCGTGAATCCGAAATCGCCGTGGAAGCGGCAGATCGATGTCCTTTCGATCGACGCCGACAAAGACGTGATCAGCGACAGCGGCGTGGAGATCTGGAATCTGCTCGAAGCCCGCAGTGTGAAGAACGTCATCCTGATGGGCGTGCATACGAATATGTGCGTCCTCGGCAGGCCGTTCGGTTTGCGGCAGATGGCCAAGAATGGCAAGAACGTCGTGCTGATGCGCGACATGACCGACACCATGTACAACCCCGAGCGCTCGCCCTTCGTGCATCACCACGGCGGCACGCAGTTGATCATCGAACACATCGAGAAGTTCGTCTGCCCGACGATCACCAGTGTCGATTTTGTCGGCGGCAAACCGTTTCAATATTCCGATCAACCGAAATCCGTCGTCATGCTGATTGGCGATGATGAATACAAAACCGAAGTCACCCTGCCTGCCTTTGCCGAGACCGAACTCAAGCCGCTCGGCATCAGTGTGCAGATCGTTCACGCCGATGCGAAAGACAAGAACCAGTTCCCCGGCATGGCCGAAGCCGTGAAGAACGCCGATCTCGTGCTGGTGAGTGCCCGCCGCCGCACTCCGCCGAAGGATCAGCTTGATGTGCTGAAGGCTCACGTCGCGGCCGGCAAACCAATCGTCGGCATTCGTACGGCCAGTCATGCCTGGTCGCTGCGTAAAGATTCTGACGTCGCCGCGATCGAAAAGCTCGGTCTCTCGACCTGGGATCAATTCGATGCCGATGTCCTCGGCGGTCACTACACGGGCCATCACGGCGCTGGCGCAAAGACAGCCTTGAAACTCGCCGACGGAGTTGAGAAGCATCCGATCCTCCGCGGAGTCTCGCTCGACAAGTTCCAAGGCAACGGTTCGCTCTACAAAGTCTCGCCGATTGCAACTTCGGCAACTCCGCTCTTGATCGGCACGATTCCGAATCAAGAGAGCGAACCCATCGCTTGGACGAATCTCAGCGGCGACAAGAAGGCCCGCGTCTTCTACTCCTCGCTGGGCCATGCCGAAGATTTCGAGAATCGCGCCTTCCGCAAACTGCTGCAAAACGGCGTGCTCTGGTCACTGGGTGTGCTCGAACCAAGAACTGGCGGTGCGCCGCTCGTGGCGAAGTAA
- the tyrS gene encoding tyrosine--tRNA ligase, translated as MSLFADLTWRGLVNQTTAPEFLPEWLATGQRTVYCGFDPTSDSLHVGSLLPVMLLRRFQKAGHRPIALVGGATGMVGDPTGKTDERKLLDEESLRHNVAGIRSQLERFIDFGDAKSGGATLVNNFDWMGPITYLEFLRDVGKHFPVNVMLSKDSVKGRLERDSGISYTEFSYMLLQAYDFVLLKRKLGCELQIGGSDQWGNITAGIDLARRMDGTQLYGMTCPLLLKSDGTKMGKTEKGAVYLSAAKTSPYAFYQYWINTADADAGMALRFLTELSHEEIAALDTQRTAEPQKRESQKRLAEELTKLVHGEAGLDAARRATAIFFGAEIENLSDAELGEIFADVQSKQLTRDSLATAGLPLVDALVESGLCKSKGDARRVIDQGGAYVNNRRQSGVDTKLSLTDLASETVMVLRSGKKTYALLRFA; from the coding sequence ATGTCCCTGTTCGCCGACCTCACCTGGCGGGGCCTCGTCAATCAAACGACGGCGCCCGAGTTTCTTCCCGAATGGCTCGCCACGGGACAGCGGACGGTGTATTGCGGCTTCGATCCCACATCCGACAGCTTGCACGTCGGCAGCTTGCTCCCCGTGATGCTACTGCGGCGGTTTCAAAAGGCGGGACATCGGCCGATCGCTCTGGTCGGCGGCGCGACAGGCATGGTGGGCGATCCCACCGGTAAGACCGACGAACGGAAGTTGCTCGACGAAGAGTCGCTGCGTCACAACGTGGCCGGCATTCGTTCGCAGCTCGAACGCTTCATCGACTTCGGCGATGCGAAGTCGGGCGGCGCGACGCTCGTGAACAATTTTGATTGGATGGGGCCGATCACGTACCTGGAATTTCTCCGCGACGTGGGAAAGCATTTTCCCGTGAACGTGATGCTCAGTAAGGATTCGGTAAAGGGCCGCCTCGAACGCGACAGCGGCATTAGCTACACCGAATTCAGCTACATGCTGCTGCAAGCCTACGACTTTGTGCTGCTGAAGCGGAAGCTCGGTTGCGAACTGCAAATCGGCGGCAGCGACCAATGGGGCAACATCACGGCAGGCATCGACCTGGCCCGCCGCATGGACGGCACGCAACTTTACGGCATGACCTGCCCGCTGCTGCTGAAAAGCGACGGCACGAAGATGGGCAAAACCGAAAAGGGGGCCGTGTATCTCTCGGCGGCGAAGACGAGCCCGTACGCGTTCTACCAATACTGGATCAACACGGCTGATGCCGATGCGGGGATGGCGCTGCGGTTTCTCACCGAGCTATCGCATGAAGAAATCGCCGCGCTCGACACGCAGCGGACTGCCGAGCCGCAGAAACGTGAAAGCCAAAAGCGATTGGCCGAAGAACTGACGAAGCTCGTCCACGGCGAGGCTGGTCTCGATGCAGCTCGCCGCGCGACGGCGATTTTCTTCGGCGCGGAAATCGAAAACCTTTCCGACGCCGAACTGGGCGAGATCTTTGCCGATGTGCAAAGCAAACAGCTAACGCGCGACTCGCTCGCGACGGCAGGTTTGCCGCTCGTCGATGCTCTCGTTGAATCGGGACTCTGCAAATCGAAGGGAGACGCCCGCCGCGTGATCGATCAAGGTGGTGCCTACGTCAACAACCGCCGGCAAAGCGGCGTCGATACAAAGCTCTCGCTCACCGATCTCGCCAGCGAAACGGTGATGGTGCTGCGGAGTGGGAAGAAGACGTACGCGCTGCTGCGGTTTGCTTAG